In one Massilia endophytica genomic region, the following are encoded:
- the mlaE gene encoding lipid asymmetry maintenance ABC transporter permease subunit MlaE: protein MLIRPIERLGLAVHTTAREYVEAVGLATRMFFVMLGLSPGLLRRPRLLIEQMHFIGNYSMLIITLSGLFVGMVLGLQGYYTLNKYGAEESLGLLVALGLTRELGPVITALLFAGRAGTSLTAEIGLMKAGEQLSAMEMMAVNPIQRVLAPRFWAGVVSVPVLASIFSAVGVFGGYIVGVKLIGVDEGAFWSQMQNGVDVWKDVFNGFVKSVVFGVAITFISLYQGYEAQPTPEDVAGATTRTVVVSSLMIWWLDFMLTALMFSK from the coding sequence ATGCTGATCCGACCCATCGAACGCCTGGGCCTGGCGGTCCACACCACCGCCCGCGAGTACGTGGAGGCCGTGGGCCTGGCCACGCGCATGTTCTTCGTGATGCTGGGCCTCTCGCCTGGCCTGCTGCGCCGCCCCCGCCTGCTGATCGAGCAGATGCATTTCATCGGCAACTACTCGATGCTCATCATTACCCTGTCCGGCCTCTTCGTGGGCATGGTGCTGGGCCTGCAGGGCTATTACACCCTGAACAAGTACGGCGCCGAGGAGTCGCTCGGCCTGCTGGTCGCCCTCGGCCTGACCCGCGAGCTGGGCCCTGTGATCACGGCACTGCTGTTCGCCGGCCGCGCGGGCACCTCGCTCACGGCGGAGATCGGCCTCATGAAGGCCGGCGAGCAGCTCTCGGCCATGGAAATGATGGCCGTGAACCCGATCCAGCGCGTGCTGGCGCCCCGCTTCTGGGCGGGCGTGGTGTCGGTGCCGGTGCTGGCCTCCATCTTCAGCGCCGTGGGCGTCTTCGGCGGCTACATCGTCGGCGTGAAGCTGATCGGCGTGGACGAGGGCGCCTTCTGGTCGCAGATGCAGAACGGCGTCGACGTGTGGAAGGACGTGTTCAACGGTTTCGTGAAGAGCGTGGTGTTCGGCGTGGCCATCACCTTCATCTCCCTCTACCAGGGCTATGAGGCGCAGCCGACTCCCGAGGACGTGGCAGGCGCCACCACCCGCACCGTGGTGGTGTCGTCCCTGATGATCTGGTGGCTGGACTTCATGCTCACGGCGCTGATGTTCAGCAAGTAA
- a CDS encoding MlaC/ttg2D family ABC transporter substrate-binding protein translates to MKLIKQFIAFATMAFVLAAPGAQAQSANEAPDVLVKRISSEVLETAKNDKEIQAGNTKRVMDLVETKILPYVDFERMTQLAAGRYWREATPEQKRALSAEFRTLLIFTYSGALSQVKNQTVEFKPLRADPADTEVEVRSQVNQPRGEPIPLNYRVAKTPAGWKIYDINVLGAWLVETYKGTFSSEISKGGIDGLIKTLAAKNKQLASKPLNTKPAVK, encoded by the coding sequence ATGAAACTGATCAAGCAATTTATCGCATTCGCCACCATGGCCTTCGTGCTGGCCGCTCCGGGCGCCCAGGCGCAGTCCGCCAACGAGGCGCCGGACGTCCTGGTCAAGCGCATCAGTTCGGAAGTGCTGGAAACGGCCAAGAACGACAAGGAAATTCAGGCTGGCAACACCAAGCGCGTCATGGACCTGGTGGAAACCAAGATCCTGCCCTATGTGGACTTCGAGCGCATGACCCAGCTGGCCGCCGGCCGCTACTGGCGCGAAGCCACGCCGGAGCAGAAGCGCGCCCTGTCGGCCGAGTTCCGCACCCTGCTGATCTTCACCTACTCGGGCGCCCTGTCCCAGGTGAAGAACCAGACCGTGGAGTTCAAGCCCCTGCGGGCCGACCCGGCCGATACGGAAGTGGAAGTGCGCTCCCAGGTGAACCAGCCGCGCGGCGAGCCCATTCCCCTGAACTACCGCGTCGCCAAGACCCCGGCAGGCTGGAAGATCTACGACATCAACGTGCTGGGCGCCTGGCTGGTGGAAACCTACAAGGGCACCTTCAGCAGCGAAATCAGCAAGGGCGGCATCGACGGCCTGATCAAGACCCTGGCCGCCAAGAACAAGCAGCTGGCCAGCAAGCCCCTGAACACCAAACCTGCCGTAAAGTAA
- a CDS encoding ABC transporter ATP-binding protein, which yields MPNLVEIRDLHFSYGKRPILAGLHMDFPKGKVIAVMGGSGSGKTTVLRLIGGQVRPRQGHVQVDGQIVHKLKTADLYLLRRKMGMLFQHGALFTDLTVFENVAFPLREHTDLPDELIRDLVLMKLHAVGLRNAAKLKPGEISGGMARRVALARSIALDPQLIMYDEPFAGLDPISMGVTANLIRNLNDALGSTSILVSHDVKESFQIADYVYFLSQGKIVAHGTPADMLVSTDPYVKQFVHAEADGPVPFHYPGKSLADDLGLGGRA from the coding sequence GTGCCGAATCTTGTCGAAATCCGTGACCTGCACTTTTCCTATGGTAAGCGGCCCATCCTGGCCGGCCTCCATATGGATTTCCCCAAGGGGAAGGTGATTGCGGTCATGGGCGGCTCCGGTTCGGGCAAGACCACCGTGCTGCGCCTGATCGGCGGCCAGGTCCGCCCCAGGCAGGGCCATGTCCAGGTGGACGGGCAGATCGTCCACAAGCTGAAGACGGCCGACCTGTATCTGCTGCGCCGCAAGATGGGCATGCTCTTCCAGCACGGCGCCCTGTTCACCGACCTCACCGTGTTCGAGAACGTGGCCTTCCCGCTGCGCGAGCATACCGACCTGCCCGATGAGCTGATCCGCGACCTGGTGCTGATGAAGCTGCACGCCGTCGGCCTGCGCAACGCCGCCAAGCTGAAGCCGGGCGAGATCTCGGGCGGCATGGCGCGCCGCGTGGCCCTGGCCCGCTCCATCGCGCTCGACCCGCAATTGATCATGTACGACGAACCCTTTGCCGGCCTCGACCCCATTTCCATGGGCGTGACCGCCAACCTGATCCGCAACCTGAACGACGCCCTGGGCTCGACCAGCATCCTGGTCTCGCACGACGTGAAGGAGTCCTTCCAGATCGCGGACTATGTGTACTTCCTCTCGCAGGGCAAGATCGTGGCCCATGGCACCCCGGCGGACATGCTGGTCTCCACCGACCCTTACGTGAAGCAGTTCGTGCACGCCGAGGCCGACGGCCCCGTGCCCTTCCACTATCCCGGCAAGTCGCTGGCCGACGACCTGGGCCTGGGAGGGCGCGCCTGA
- a CDS encoding MlaA family lipoprotein — MSQSTLRHSLLALAAAAALSGCATSSNPADPLEGYNRAMFKFNDAVDRAVLKPVATGYKNVTPDFVQTGVANFFGNLSDVWTAANNLMQGKGKEGMSDVMRVALNSTFGLLGVLDIASEAGLQKHNEDLGQTMGYYGVTPGPYIVLPLFGPSTLRDTVGLPADLAADPWAYKDPVNVRNIGSGVRLIDKRAQLLDASSLLEDAALDRYEFVRDGWLQRRRSQVYDGDPPPEPQKKESD, encoded by the coding sequence ATGAGCCAATCGACCCTGCGCCACAGCCTGCTGGCCCTGGCCGCCGCCGCCGCGCTGAGCGGCTGCGCCACCAGCAGCAATCCGGCCGACCCGCTGGAAGGCTACAACCGCGCCATGTTCAAGTTCAACGACGCGGTGGACCGCGCCGTCCTCAAGCCCGTGGCCACCGGCTACAAGAACGTCACCCCGGACTTCGTGCAGACCGGCGTCGCCAACTTCTTCGGCAACCTGTCCGACGTGTGGACCGCCGCCAACAACCTGATGCAGGGCAAGGGCAAGGAAGGCATGTCGGACGTGATGCGCGTGGCGCTGAACTCCACCTTCGGCCTGCTGGGCGTGCTGGATATCGCCTCCGAGGCGGGCCTGCAGAAGCATAACGAGGACCTGGGCCAGACCATGGGCTACTACGGCGTGACGCCCGGCCCCTACATCGTGCTGCCCCTGTTCGGCCCCTCCACCCTGCGCGACACGGTGGGCCTGCCGGCCGACCTGGCCGCCGATCCCTGGGCCTACAAGGACCCCGTCAATGTGCGCAATATCGGCAGCGGCGTGCGCCTGATCGACAAGCGCGCCCAGCTGCTCGACGCGAGCAGCCTGCTGGAGGACGCGGCCCTGGACCGCTATGAATTCGTGCGCGACGGCTGGCTGCAGCGCCGCCGCAGCCAGGTCTACGACGGCGACCCGCCGCCGGAGCCGCAGAAAAAGGAAAGCGACTGA
- a CDS encoding cupin-like domain-containing protein, producing MAKALPEITLAPGATLDDAQLTSTEPYVIRGLAAAWPLVQAARASAAEAAAYLQRFGGGAPVTAWLGGPEIGGRFFYNEDMSGFNYEARRARLDQVLGELLACADKEQPPAIYVGSTMIDASLPGLRAENDLDFGAREPLASIWIGNRTRVCAHYDLPDNIACVAAGRRRFTLFPPGQIGNMYMGPLDFNPAGQAVSMVDLAQPDLQRYPRFADALAEARVAELEAGDAIFIPSMWLHDVAALEPFNILVNYWWRQSPPWMDTPQNTLMHALLSMRDLPPAQRQIWKQLFGHYVFDSDGSEAAHLPPSARGILAPLDADAARSLRAFLLNRLNR from the coding sequence ATGGCCAAAGCACTACCCGAGATCACCCTGGCGCCCGGCGCCACCCTGGACGACGCCCAGCTCACCTCGACCGAACCGTATGTGATCCGCGGACTGGCCGCCGCCTGGCCGCTGGTGCAGGCCGCGCGCGCCTCGGCCGCGGAGGCAGCCGCCTACCTGCAGCGCTTCGGCGGCGGCGCCCCCGTCACCGCCTGGCTGGGCGGCCCTGAGATCGGCGGCCGCTTCTTCTATAACGAGGACATGAGCGGCTTCAATTACGAAGCGCGCCGCGCGCGCCTGGACCAGGTGCTCGGCGAACTGCTCGCCTGTGCGGACAAGGAGCAGCCGCCCGCCATTTACGTGGGCTCGACCATGATCGACGCCAGCCTGCCCGGCCTGCGCGCGGAGAACGACCTGGATTTCGGCGCGCGCGAACCCCTGGCCAGCATCTGGATCGGCAACCGCACCCGTGTCTGCGCCCACTACGACCTGCCGGACAATATCGCCTGCGTGGCCGCGGGCCGCCGCCGCTTCACCCTGTTCCCGCCCGGGCAGATCGGCAACATGTACATGGGCCCTCTCGACTTCAACCCCGCGGGCCAGGCCGTGTCCATGGTGGACCTGGCGCAGCCGGACCTGCAGCGCTATCCCCGCTTCGCCGACGCGCTGGCCGAGGCCCGCGTGGCCGAGCTGGAGGCGGGCGACGCCATCTTCATTCCCAGCATGTGGCTGCACGACGTGGCCGCGCTCGAACCCTTCAACATCCTGGTCAACTACTGGTGGCGCCAGTCCCCGCCCTGGATGGACACGCCGCAGAACACCCTGATGCACGCGCTCCTCAGCATGCGCGACCTGCCGCCCGCGCAGCGGCAGATCTGGAAACAGCTGTTCGGGCACTACGTTTTCGACAGCGACGGCAGCGAGGCGGCCCATCTGCCGCCTTCGGCGCGCGGCATTCTGGCGCCGCTCGACGCCGACGCCGCGCGCAGCCTGCGCGCCTTCCTTCTCAACCGGCTCAATCGTTAA
- a CDS encoding glutamate synthase subunit beta, translating into MGKITGFMEFQRQEEGHLAPEARVKNYKEFVLHLTDEQAKVQGARCMDCGIPFCNTGCPVNNIIPDWNDLVYRNHYRAALDVLHSTNNFPEFTGRICPAPCESACTLGIGDDPVGIKSIEHKIIDTGWENGWVLPQPASVKTGKKVAIVGSGPAGLAAAQQLARAGHEVTVFEKSDRAGGLLRYGIPDFKMEKSHIDRRIEQMEAEGVKFRLSTLIGKDFPATVNNWAKETIFPEDLEKDFDAVVIAGGAEQPRDLPVPGRELKGVHFAMDFLPQQNKVNAGDKVKDQIKATGKHVVVIGGGDTGSDCVGTSNRHGAASVTQFELMPMPPEQENKPLVWPYWPTKLRTSSSHEEGCERDWAVATKRLEGKGGKVEKLIACRVEWKDGKMSEVPNSEFELKADLVLLAMGFVSPVQQVLDAFGVDKDARGNARATTDGEGCYKTSKPGVFAAGDMRRGQSLVVWAIREGRQCARAVDEYLMGSSVLPR; encoded by the coding sequence GTGGGAAAAATCACCGGTTTCATGGAATTCCAGCGCCAGGAAGAGGGCCATCTGGCGCCCGAGGCGCGGGTCAAGAACTACAAGGAGTTCGTGCTGCACCTGACGGACGAGCAGGCCAAGGTGCAGGGCGCGCGCTGCATGGACTGCGGCATCCCCTTCTGCAACACGGGCTGCCCGGTCAACAACATCATCCCGGACTGGAACGACCTGGTCTACCGCAACCATTACCGCGCCGCGCTGGACGTGCTGCACTCGACCAACAACTTCCCCGAGTTCACGGGCCGCATCTGCCCCGCGCCCTGCGAGAGCGCCTGCACCCTGGGCATCGGCGACGACCCGGTCGGCATCAAATCCATCGAGCACAAGATCATCGATACCGGCTGGGAAAACGGCTGGGTCCTGCCCCAGCCCGCGTCCGTCAAGACGGGCAAGAAGGTCGCCATCGTCGGTTCCGGCCCTGCGGGCCTGGCGGCGGCCCAGCAGCTGGCGCGCGCCGGCCATGAGGTGACGGTCTTCGAGAAGTCCGACCGCGCGGGCGGCCTGCTGCGCTACGGCATCCCCGACTTCAAGATGGAAAAGTCCCATATCGACCGCCGCATCGAACAGATGGAAGCGGAGGGCGTGAAGTTCCGCCTTTCCACCCTGATCGGCAAGGATTTCCCGGCCACGGTGAACAACTGGGCCAAGGAGACCATCTTCCCCGAAGACCTGGAAAAGGACTTCGACGCGGTGGTGATCGCGGGCGGTGCCGAGCAGCCGCGCGACCTGCCAGTGCCGGGCCGCGAACTCAAGGGCGTGCACTTCGCCATGGACTTCCTGCCCCAGCAGAACAAGGTGAACGCAGGCGACAAGGTCAAGGACCAGATCAAGGCCACCGGCAAGCACGTGGTGGTGATCGGCGGCGGCGACACGGGTTCGGACTGCGTGGGCACCTCCAACCGCCACGGCGCGGCCAGCGTGACCCAGTTCGAACTCATGCCCATGCCGCCCGAGCAGGAAAACAAGCCCCTGGTCTGGCCTTACTGGCCGACCAAGCTGCGCACCTCTTCGTCCCACGAGGAAGGCTGCGAGCGCGACTGGGCAGTGGCCACCAAGCGCCTGGAAGGCAAGGGCGGCAAGGTCGAGAAGCTGATCGCCTGCCGCGTCGAATGGAAAGACGGCAAGATGAGCGAAGTGCCGAACTCCGAGTTCGAGCTGAAGGCCGACCTGGTGCTGCTGGCCATGGGCTTCGTGTCCCCGGTCCAGCAGGTGCTGGATGCCTTCGGCGTGGACAAGGACGCCCGCGGCAACGCCCGCGCCACCACGGACGGCGAAGGCTGCTACAAGACCAGCAAGCCGGGCGTGTTCGCGGCCGGCGACATGCGCCGTGGCCAGTCCCTCGTGGTCTGGGCCATCCGCGAGGGCCGCCAGTGCGCCCGCGCGGTGGACGAATACCTGATGGGCTCTTCCGTCCTCCCGCGCTGA
- the mlaD gene encoding outer membrane lipid asymmetry maintenance protein MlaD, with product MQRKSVDLWVGLFVVAGVAALMFLALKAGNMSTLSFAKTYEITAKFDNIGSLKPQAAVKASGVVVGRVSRIVFDDKSYKASVTLDMEEAYKFPKDSSAKILTSGLLGEQYIGIEAGGEETNLKAGDRIARTQSAAVLEDLINQFIYSKAAEGKDSN from the coding sequence ATGCAACGCAAATCTGTGGATCTCTGGGTGGGTCTCTTCGTGGTGGCCGGTGTCGCGGCGCTGATGTTCCTCGCCCTGAAGGCAGGCAATATGAGCACCCTGTCCTTCGCCAAGACCTATGAAATCACGGCCAAGTTCGACAATATCGGCAGCCTCAAGCCGCAGGCGGCCGTCAAGGCCTCGGGCGTGGTGGTGGGCCGCGTGTCGCGCATCGTCTTCGACGACAAGAGCTACAAGGCCTCCGTGACCCTGGACATGGAAGAAGCCTACAAGTTCCCCAAGGACAGCTCGGCCAAGATCCTGACTTCGGGCCTGCTGGGCGAGCAGTACATCGGCATCGAGGCCGGCGGCGAGGAAACGAACCTGAAGGCGGGCGACCGCATCGCCCGCACCCAGTCCGCGGCCGTGCTGGAAGACCTGATCAACCAATTCATCTATAGCAAGGCTGCTGAAGGAAAGGACTCCAACTGA
- a CDS encoding tryptophan halogenase family protein, whose translation MQASRPSQPRPIRRLIIAGGGTAGWMSAAMLSKSLGRLMEIILVESDEIGTVGVGEATIPTMINFHKLLELDEAQFMAATNATFKLGISFENWRAIGEHYIHSFGETGIDHWTAGFQHFWHKGRERGLAGGYGDYCLELRAAQKERFAHLPDDGLNYAYHLDAGAYARFLRRFSEGFGVRRVEGKIGSVNTDPESGHIASLTLADGSVLEGDFFIDCTGFRSLLLGGALGVPYEDWSELLLCDSALAVQTESTERMVPYTRSIAHGGGWQWQIPLQTRVGNGLVYSSRYLDDDSARETLLGNLDSKPLFEPRLIRFKPGQRAQTWKANCVAFGLSSGFLEPIESTSIHLISRNLIRLMQLFPTDGISAADIEEYNRQVSEEMVHIRDFIILHYHLNERQEPLWRACREMEVPATLRHRLELFGDTGRVFREQKELFAENSWIQVMLGQGLIPASHHRSADLMPDHELKGFLDSIRTRVDQLVAQLPPHKDYVRRYCGS comes from the coding sequence ATGCAAGCTAGCCGCCCGTCCCAACCCCGCCCCATCCGCCGCCTGATCATCGCCGGCGGCGGCACCGCCGGCTGGATGTCGGCCGCCATGCTCTCCAAATCGCTGGGCAGGCTGATGGAGATCATCCTCGTCGAGTCCGACGAAATCGGCACCGTGGGCGTGGGCGAGGCCACCATTCCCACCATGATCAACTTCCACAAGCTGCTGGAGCTGGACGAAGCGCAGTTCATGGCCGCCACCAACGCCACCTTCAAGCTGGGCATCAGCTTCGAGAACTGGCGCGCCATCGGCGAGCACTACATCCATTCCTTCGGCGAAACGGGCATCGACCACTGGACCGCCGGCTTCCAGCATTTCTGGCACAAGGGGCGGGAACGAGGCTTGGCGGGCGGCTACGGCGATTACTGCCTGGAGCTGCGGGCGGCCCAGAAGGAGCGCTTCGCCCACCTGCCGGACGACGGCCTGAACTACGCCTACCACCTCGACGCGGGCGCCTACGCGCGCTTCCTGCGCCGCTTCAGCGAAGGCTTCGGCGTGCGCCGGGTGGAGGGCAAGATCGGCAGCGTGAATACGGACCCGGAGAGCGGCCACATCGCCTCCCTCACCCTGGCGGACGGCAGCGTGCTCGAAGGCGATTTCTTCATCGACTGCACGGGCTTCCGCTCCCTGCTGCTGGGCGGGGCCCTCGGCGTGCCCTACGAGGACTGGTCGGAGCTGCTGCTGTGCGACAGCGCGCTGGCGGTGCAGACGGAATCGACGGAGCGCATGGTGCCCTACACCCGCTCCATCGCCCACGGGGGCGGCTGGCAGTGGCAGATTCCCCTGCAGACGCGGGTGGGCAACGGCCTGGTCTACAGCAGCCGCTACCTGGACGACGACAGCGCGCGCGAGACCCTGCTCGGCAATCTCGACAGCAAACCCCTGTTCGAGCCGCGCCTGATCCGCTTCAAGCCAGGCCAGCGGGCCCAGACCTGGAAGGCCAACTGCGTGGCCTTCGGCCTGTCGAGCGGCTTCCTGGAACCCATCGAGTCGACCAGCATCCACCTGATCTCGCGCAACCTGATCCGCCTGATGCAGCTCTTCCCCACGGACGGCATCAGCGCCGCCGACATCGAGGAATACAACCGCCAGGTGAGCGAGGAAATGGTCCACATCCGCGACTTCATCATCCTGCACTACCACCTCAACGAGCGGCAGGAGCCCCTCTGGCGCGCCTGCCGCGAGATGGAAGTGCCCGCCACGCTGCGCCACCGGCTCGAGCTCTTCGGCGACACGGGCCGCGTGTTCCGGGAGCAGAAGGAGCTCTTCGCGGAAAACTCCTGGATCCAGGTGATGCTGGGCCAGGGCCTGATCCCGGCCAGCCACCACCGCAGCGCCGACCTCATGCCCGACCACGAACTGAAGGGCTTCCTCGACAGCATCCGCACGCGGGTCGACCAGCTCGTGGCCCAGCTCCCGCCCCACAAGGACTACGTGCGCCGCTACTGCGGCAGCTGA
- a CDS encoding STAS domain-containing protein → MSEAADNPMQSLSAMTVDNATAALEHGLAAIRAGHTVFDLRNVVSVDSAAVSVMLAWQRAAAAAGVALRLEHLPPSLRSLTKLYGVCSLVSPALADSPADLHHH, encoded by the coding sequence ATGTCCGAAGCTGCCGACAACCCCATGCAGTCCCTCAGCGCCATGACCGTGGATAACGCCACGGCGGCGCTGGAACACGGCCTGGCCGCCATCCGCGCGGGCCATACCGTGTTCGACCTGCGCAATGTGGTGTCGGTGGACTCGGCCGCCGTGTCCGTCATGCTGGCCTGGCAGCGCGCCGCCGCCGCCGCCGGCGTGGCGCTCCGCCTGGAGCACCTGCCGCCCTCCCTGCGCAGCCTGACCAAGCTCTATGGCGTATGTTCGCTGGTGTCGCCCGCCCTGGCCGACTCCCCGGCGGACCTGCACCACCATTGA
- a CDS encoding TonB-dependent receptor gives MRNRKKGVAVQPNTKQRLISLAVASACAAIVPAHAQTTGAAPDEEPQKIIVTGLRAAMQSTLNLKRNADGFVDGIVAEDIGKFPDTNLAESLQRISGVSIDRNLGEGARVTVRGVGPDLNMVLLNGRQMPTSALDNLNGRSFDFANLASEAVSQIQVYKSSRADTPPGGIGATINIMSARPFDRPGRQASVGVKAVYDESNNRLPGENKVGKSLTPEVSGLYSETFGMFGVAISGSYQERNSGVNSALVANGWVGPYKGNESKAVERLVPGAAGIKNFPDANDIYLWPQNMNYNTRGTHRERTNGQLTLQFKPNKDLVTTLDYTYSQNKIHSKYNEMSVWFNNGPSSGTWTDGPVAAPLVYTTNITDRGPTTAPEDLSTNGGDYGTKSTNGSTGLNVQWKVTPSLKLNLDGHHSTAVSKRDSPFGSNNDLATATFNRAITSLDFNNYMPVLSVTTVPGNSPHMVAGSWFQDGYQRMVIDQFQAGGKLSLLESSNLNFGLSHTKVKNRSLFKQVQQNAWGGAGDKTQDQSLWHQSRLSDYFGKLGGSSDPKLMQTYYTFNLAAMREAAIKSTGAPQDFTPTLVNPDWERRTTEKSKSLYLQMNTEWEIAGMPAHTGIGARYEKTDVLSTTLSTVPQSIDWVSQNELNLNSSGSTFVSGTGSYNHVLPSLDFDIDPRSDVKLRASYGETIGRPMYDQIIASTSLSNSLGVTGVNGTAGNPGLKPVKSKNKDLSAEWYYDKQSMVSLGLFHKSLSNYAGNRVVQGTGTVTTPIGGKYYNQAISASGGGCTATDTICVRNYIFRTFNGQPGVKAVSLTPNSLGVIEGTITGIAGDPFVPTRVTTPVNEKNANLKGAEINVQHMFGSSGFGVQANYTYVKSGLTFDNTGTTDQFALVGLSDSANLVGIYEDAKWSIRAAYNWRDKFLVTPADNGKSNPRYTDAYGQLDLSIGYNIDKNLSVQFEGINLTDETVRQYGRTESMALYAAQQGPRYMLSARYKF, from the coding sequence GTGCGTAATCGTAAGAAAGGCGTTGCCGTTCAGCCAAACACCAAACAACGGTTGATTTCCCTTGCCGTGGCCAGCGCGTGCGCGGCCATCGTGCCAGCCCATGCCCAGACCACCGGCGCGGCGCCGGACGAGGAACCCCAGAAGATCATCGTGACCGGCCTGCGCGCCGCCATGCAGTCCACCCTGAACCTCAAGCGCAACGCCGACGGGTTCGTGGACGGCATCGTGGCCGAAGACATCGGCAAGTTCCCGGATACCAACCTGGCCGAGTCCCTGCAGCGCATTTCGGGCGTCTCCATCGACCGCAACCTGGGCGAAGGCGCGCGCGTTACCGTGCGCGGCGTGGGCCCCGACCTGAACATGGTGCTGCTGAACGGCCGCCAGATGCCGACCTCGGCGCTGGACAACCTGAACGGCCGCTCCTTCGACTTCGCCAACCTGGCCTCGGAAGCCGTGTCCCAGATCCAGGTGTACAAGTCGAGCCGTGCCGACACGCCGCCGGGCGGCATCGGCGCCACCATCAACATCATGAGCGCGCGCCCCTTCGACCGTCCCGGCCGCCAGGCGTCCGTGGGCGTAAAGGCCGTCTACGACGAGTCGAACAACCGCCTGCCGGGCGAGAACAAGGTCGGCAAGTCCCTGACCCCGGAAGTGTCCGGCCTGTACAGCGAGACCTTCGGCATGTTCGGCGTCGCCATCTCGGGCAGCTACCAGGAACGCAATTCGGGCGTGAATTCGGCCCTGGTTGCCAACGGCTGGGTCGGCCCCTACAAGGGCAATGAATCGAAGGCCGTGGAACGCCTGGTGCCGGGCGCGGCCGGGATCAAGAACTTCCCTGACGCCAACGATATCTATCTCTGGCCGCAGAACATGAACTACAACACCCGCGGCACCCACCGCGAGCGTACCAACGGCCAGCTGACCCTGCAGTTCAAGCCCAACAAGGACCTGGTCACCACGCTGGACTACACCTACTCGCAGAACAAAATCCACAGCAAGTACAACGAGATGAGCGTGTGGTTCAACAACGGCCCGTCGAGCGGCACCTGGACCGACGGTCCGGTGGCGGCGCCCCTGGTCTACACCACCAACATCACCGACCGCGGCCCCACCACCGCGCCGGAAGACCTGAGCACCAACGGCGGCGACTACGGCACCAAGTCCACCAACGGCTCCACCGGCCTGAATGTGCAGTGGAAGGTTACGCCCTCCCTGAAACTGAACCTCGACGGGCACCACTCCACCGCCGTATCGAAACGGGACAGCCCCTTCGGAAGCAACAACGACCTGGCCACGGCCACCTTCAACCGCGCCATCACCTCGCTGGACTTCAACAACTACATGCCGGTGCTGAGCGTCACCACCGTTCCTGGCAACTCGCCGCACATGGTGGCAGGTTCCTGGTTCCAGGACGGCTACCAGCGCATGGTCATCGACCAGTTCCAGGCGGGCGGCAAACTGTCGCTGCTGGAATCGTCGAACCTGAACTTCGGCCTGTCGCACACCAAGGTCAAGAACCGCTCCCTGTTCAAGCAGGTGCAGCAGAACGCCTGGGGCGGCGCGGGCGACAAGACCCAGGACCAGTCCCTGTGGCATCAGTCCAGGTTGAGCGACTACTTCGGCAAGCTGGGCGGCAGCAGCGACCCGAAACTGATGCAGACGTACTACACCTTCAACCTGGCCGCCATGCGCGAGGCCGCCATCAAGAGCACGGGCGCCCCGCAGGACTTCACGCCCACCCTGGTGAATCCGGACTGGGAACGCCGCACCACGGAGAAGAGCAAGTCGCTGTACCTGCAGATGAACACCGAGTGGGAAATCGCCGGCATGCCGGCCCACACCGGCATCGGCGCGCGCTACGAGAAGACCGACGTGCTCTCCACCACCCTGTCCACCGTGCCGCAGTCCATCGACTGGGTTTCGCAGAATGAGCTGAACCTGAACTCCAGCGGCAGCACCTTCGTCAGCGGCACGGGCAGCTACAACCACGTGCTGCCAAGCCTGGACTTCGACATCGACCCGCGTTCGGACGTGAAGCTGCGCGCCAGCTACGGCGAAACCATCGGCCGCCCGATGTACGACCAGATCATCGCCAGCACCTCGCTGTCGAACAGCCTGGGCGTGACGGGCGTGAACGGCACGGCCGGCAATCCTGGCCTGAAGCCGGTCAAGTCGAAGAACAAGGACCTGTCGGCCGAATGGTATTACGACAAGCAGAGCATGGTATCGCTGGGCCTCTTCCACAAGAGCCTGAGCAATTACGCGGGCAACCGCGTGGTGCAGGGCACCGGCACGGTGACCACCCCGATCGGCGGCAAGTACTACAACCAGGCCATTTCCGCCAGCGGCGGCGGCTGCACCGCGACCGACACCATCTGCGTGCGCAACTACATCTTCCGCACCTTCAACGGCCAGCCTGGCGTGAAGGCCGTGTCGCTGACGCCGAACTCGCTGGGCGTGATCGAGGGCACCATCACCGGCATCGCCGGCGATCCCTTCGTGCCGACCCGCGTGACCACGCCGGTCAACGAGAAGAACGCCAACCTGAAGGGCGCCGAGATCAATGTGCAGCACATGTTCGGCAGCAGCGGCTTCGGCGTGCAGGCCAACTACACCTACGTGAAGTCGGGCCTGACCTTCGACAATACGGGCACGACGGACCAGTTCGCGCTGGTCGGCCTCAGCGACTCTGCCAACCTGGTCGGCATCTACGAAGATGCCAAGTGGAGCATCCGCGCCGCCTACAACTGGCGTGACAAGTTCCTCGTCACCCCGGCGGACAACGGCAAGTCGAACCCGCGCTACACCGACGCCTACGGCCAGCTGGACCTGAGCATCGGCTACAACATCGACAAGAACCTGTCGGTGCAGTTCGAAGGCATCAACCTCACCGACGAAACCGTGCGCCAGTACGGCCGTACCGAGTCGATGGCCCTGTACGCAGCCCAGCAGGGCCCGCGCTACATGCTGTCGGCGCGCTACAAGTTCTAA